Sequence from the Camarhynchus parvulus chromosome 1, STF_HiC, whole genome shotgun sequence genome:
CGTCCAGAGGGTCTCCCAAAGGGGATAGGTAGAACAGCCCGTGAACCTTGCAGACTTCAGTTTGCCACTGCGGGAATCTGCACCTCGCTGGGAAACACACGGCAGTCGTTTCTATATGAAACATTTCTATGTTTCTCCCCGTCACGGTTTCAAACTCTTGTTGAAACTCTCATTTTGACTGCGGGTAAATGAAGTGAGAGCCGGCTTGGGCTGAACTCTTGGGAATCTTAAAGAGGAACTCTCTTCCTCTTAAAGAGGAAACTTTAATAAGTTATTTCCTGGTTAGCAGGACTCCTGAACCTGGACTGCTGTGGTTGTGTGTCCTTGGTGCCCTGaccccttttctcctctgtattCCCTATTCCCCTGACACACCGCATGCGCGGGCAGAGAATCATTTGCCCTGGTATTACCTTGAGGAGCACGGCTGAGCAGCCCGGCTTctgctgtcacactgtcacCGGCAGcagttttgtccttttcttcttAAGCGAGGAAATCACTTTGGGCCTCCTTCCTACATGAATTTACTCATGTTTTATGGCACTTGTAGGATTTGTTGCTGTATTTAAACTTTCCTTTGGATGGATTTTAAAGAATCTTTTTAGGAAAAGGAGGATAACGGGCAGTGTAGTTGCAGCGTTTCCTTGAGAAACTAAGGAAGACGTGAAAATGATAAGTGTTGTATTGAAATATGTGCAGTAAAGTGTTTGTATTTAGATGGACATATCTGAAACTTTGCATTAATGTGAAGTTCACGTGGTGGAGATCTCTCAGCTCATCAAATTACTTCTTTTGTTGCAAGTGTATAAAAAAATTTTGAATCCCTCTGAGTActactgaagaaaatattatgtACAGCTTTCTGATATTTGAGATTATATTGGTTGCACTGAAATAATACAATTAAGAGTTGgattatgtttattttctgcacCAAAAGTGTTTGTTACTTATTATCCAGATTGTTTCTATTGACTATGagttatttttataaatgcacTAGGTTGGTTATAACAGAGTTGGTTGTGTTCTTTTACTGGGAATCTGTTATTGtaaatttctgattttgtttatCTGCTTAATTTCTAGGTGCCAGAAGCAGATAGATAGCTGTCCATACCAACTTCCTGGAACTTTGAAAGTTATATTGTCTTAAATCTACAGAACGTGATATTATTGTGTTAATGCTGATCAGCAGAGAAATTGGAATACAATTTGCAAGATGCCAACTGTTGAAAATCTGAGTGGTGAGCAAAACCTCAGTGCATATTGGATGCTCAGTAGTACCCGTGCTGGAGTCTTATTAGGTCCTAGTTTTACTGGTTTGAactttaagaaagaaaatttgttaCCTGGACGTGAAAACATCACAGCTTTACCTGAAGAAGTGCTGCACCTTTCAGATAGCTGTTCTGTAAGTGATGACTCCCTGTGTGAAGAGTCTGCCAGCTCTCAGGCACTTCAGCAATGTACTGCTGGAACACCTTTTCcggcagcagctggaaacatGGAAAGCTTTAAACCAGACTTAGTCCATGGTGAAGTGGATGGTCAGAAGAAATCCAGTCACAGTGATCCACTCTTACAAAAGCTTGAACAGGTAATAAATACACCTAGAATTCTTTGACATGCTTACAGTaagatttattttgttcctGCATATGATTTGTTATGCCTGCAAGTAAGCAAACCCCTTGCCATGAATGTATAGGCCACAGCAAGCTTAAAGAGCAAATCCTAAGCTCCAGTTATGCTCACATGAAAGTTGTCCTCCTCATGACATGCATTTACTGGGAGTGTAACTACTGTTGTTTCCAGGTGGCACAAGTTCCGGTTTAAAATGAAATcgttcttaaaataatttttcctggaaaggTGCACACAGTTCTAGTTCAAGTGTCTTCCCTTGAGGCTGTGGGAATGGGGTGCTGGTCATTGCAGTGATAGTGCTCGACCACAGGTATTCACAACACAGTGGAGTTGAATGTTCTTGTATCTATAGCAACATCTTTTGTTAGTTCTCAAAGCAGGTGTGACATACCTGGCTCTGTTTAGATGAGGGGATATGTTAGTGTTGAATGTGATAAAGTATCCAAGACATCAGGATAAAAAAAGGCCTGGAATTGTAATGCTGTTATGgtacttacttttttttttttttccaattgcaAGTGTGTCTGTCAATCCTCTGTAAGTGGCTGTTTCTTCACCAAAAGCACTTCCCAAATACTGGATACAGATTGCGTTGGCTGGAAGTCTTCAGCAGCACTTTAGTAAATCCTACAGTTAAGGACTAAGAAGTCCTTGTCCACTCTGCCAGCAGCTACATCATTATAAATCCCTATGTCTGTTCACTGGagtggagagagggagagagtgTGTGTTGCCAGAGTAGAATTCCATGAATTACCCGGTGCTATAAAAGTTTTCTCCTGTATTTTACATGACAGGTGAATACTTGCCCACTTTTTAAATATTGTCTGTACTATCAATCAGTGGCTAAATAAATATTAGCTGATTTATTGGTATCTTAAGAGGAATTATTAAATGTCCTTAGAAAGTTATTGACAATCTATgacaaaataattctgtggtATATTCTAAATAAACCTAGCCtctaatacatttatttatttgtttgaaaagCTGAAGGAATTGCAACAGCAGAAACAGGAACAGTTAAAGAAACAACAGATGGAACAACTTCAAAGGTTaatggaggagcagcagaagctgcttaGCATGGTATCTggccagccagcagctcttggTAAGTTGGGAAAGAAAGCACATGATGTACTTTGtataaactgaaaaatctaATCTCATTTTCCAGTTAAAATCTGAAAGTGTTTTCTGGGTTCTTAATTTTAAGATTACTTGATTAGTCAAAGATAAATGCTGCATTGCTTCAGTGCCTGAAAGTTGAGTGCTACTGAAGAAGGAATATTGCcctatttttataaaatgccAGCTGTAATTGTGGCTTGATCAGTATGTGCTATGATGGGAGCCCTTGCTTCAAAGTACATGTATTGAAGTGTAAAAcaattccttttgtttctcattaGCTCCTTCTCAGAGTACTTTAGATTGTTGTAAGCTTTCGGTGTAGCCAAATGAAGTGGTCCCTCCTTGTTTATGCTCACACATATCACGTTCAGGTGATGAACTGAAGCAGGATGGAGAGCTgatctgtatttaaaaacagagacTTGTAACCTGTATCAGTTTTCCAGTCTTGTTTGCTGGGTGCAAGGAGAGGGGACAGCTCTTGGCTGGGAAGAGCTTTTAGAGCTGAGAAGGGGTACTTTCTGCTCTTGGCAGTGTCAGTCCAACCTGACTTAAATGATTGTCTTTCTTTTGCTCTACCTACCTGAGAAGATTAAATTAGGGCTTATTTTAGGAGAAGAAACCAGGATTGCCCAATCACTTATTCTTGGTCAGTGATGTAAGGGCAGAGGCTGGGCAATCAATCCTGCCCTTCAGTgccatttcttttctcctgtggAGCAGTAGTTTTGTGACACAAATAGAATGACACAGCCATTTTGTTCCTTCTCCTTTCAAGGTTTTACTGTAGTGGCTGAAAGTCAAAAGCTGAGACCTGGGCATTCCACAGGCTTAGCACCTCCACCTCAGTTGCCAGTGTCTGGATATCAGAATATCTTTGAAGACAGAGCTCGTGCTCTGGTTGTTTCTTCCCATACACAAGACAACGATTCTTTACAAAAGCTGAACAACAGAGAATGCACCTCATCTTTGAAGAATAATCTTCCAGAAGTGTCTGCTTGTGAAAAGCAAGGTCTGTGTGTGCCTCTGAAAAGGCCaaattgtttgaaaaataaggaagagaAATACATTACTGCTTAGTCATTTCTAGAAAAATAACTTGATGTGtggtgcttttttcccccttgtcaCCGAGAGTAATTTTCTGCTACttattttgaatgttttatAATTTTAGTTGGTTTACTAAGTACATTGGTTTGTTTCCTGACGGCCTAAAGACCTCAGAATGTTCCTGTTGTTGTCCATTCAAGTTTGGTTAAAAGCAGCATGAGccaaaaatcaaattcttcTCAACTTATGCATATACATGTGGGAAACAAGAAGCTTGATGAGAGAGCTCATCAGTACAGCAGACATCAACATTTGTTCAGTTATGTTTTTAAGCCATACATTAACAATAGCAAAGCAGATGAACAATAAGAATGGATTATTTAAGGTATGTGGAAAATTTTTAGTGCGTAATTGCTTGttccattaaaaagaaagtgcAAATTCAAGTAAGAATTAATTTGGGGAAATCTTAGAACTGTTTTATGTAGGAATTCAAATCAAATGGTGATGAAGCTCCCTTCTGGTTTTCACCTGACCTGAATGCTGTTTAAATTATGTGCTAAAAACTGATTTGTTGTTGggatgaaaaaaaccaaataactCTGTtgctttcacaggaaaaaacctGTGGTGTCCAGAAAAAAAGGTGGAATTATTAATGGAGAGTGAAGATAATCACATTGATCACATATTAGGTGTGGGAAGTGCAGATGTCTCTGAAAATTCCTGTGGAGGTGAACAGTTGTTGACTAATGCAGAGGAAAGGTAATTCAGATTATGACTAtgcattttttaatcaaattacaCAAATTTGGTTGAATTCTGAGTCCTGAATGAAACAGTCTGATGCTCTGAATTTGTGCAATTTCTTAACAAAGGATTTGATTTTCCTAGGTACTGTGGAGACCTGTGGTAAGAGAGGCTGTTGCTTGGAACTGCTTGTGCTGTAAAAGATGAAGTGTTGTGTGTTAGATGAAGAGGTGTGTGTGCAGCCTGGGATAATGACAGCATAGAAGCACCTTTCGGTATAGCTGGATATATAAGCAGTTATGATTGCTGCTCCCAGTTTGATTTATTACAACCTCCTATCCACTGTTAGGTTCTGAAAGTAATAATGTGAGGGAGGAGAGTGAGGTGGTGACTTTTTAGTTCATTATGGGGAGTTATGATTGTTtgaaatgtccaaggccaggctggacagtgctctgagcaacctggtctagtggaaggtgtccctgcccactgcGGCAGGGTTGGGAGGTTGGAACAaggtgatctttaaagtcctttccaacccaaatcattcagTGATTTTGTCATTCTATGAAATGTGGCTGTATCTCCCTTGGGATAGGTCTTGCCAACCCCCTGCCTGCTTCCTGGGGTGGGCAGCAGcatgaaaaagcaaagaaaaccctGATGCTGTACAGGCAGGCTTCAGTAAtagctaaaaaaaatattgttatcTGTGCTGTTAGCTATGAAAAAAGCTCACTCCATGCCAGCCAGACCCAGCATGCCTGTGAAGGAGGAGAAATATCGAAGAGGGAGACAGGAAACGTTATCTCAGTAGCATTCCTGAGTGGAAAGGTGATACTGTAGGAATTGGCAGTGTGGCTAAATTATGAGTGGAAGTTTGGTGATTTGTCCAAAAGAAAGGATCATTaagaaaagcagtgaaagaaaaagcaacaaaacctgCACACACTGTCTTTTAGATATGTATATTAACTATTGCAGGGATTGGATAAACATTTAGTGTTAAAATGCGTTTCTCAGATTAACTTAATGCCTAAAGCACCTCAGAATTTGCCATCTTTTATGCAATTACAGCATAGGTCTTTGATTATCAGTGATGTTAAACATAGTTATCTTATACAGAATTATAAGAGTTGTGTTTGTACTTACTCCAGACCTATTAAAGCTGCACTACATGGGAAGAAACAAACTTTCGAAGAATTCTTGGAAGAACAGATACAACTAGAAGAAGAGCGGCTGGAGCAAACCCAGAAGTTACAGGTTATTGATTATTTAAAAACCTTAATTCTTCTTTATATATTGTGCCAAGATGTGATAGGTGCTTTAAAAGTGTAGAAGGAAGATCCTAGCAGGGAAAGCTAACACTGAATGCAGCATTcacattctgaaaaataataagcCCCAAATACTTCACTTGCTTAAGTCTTCAGAAATCCAGTAAAAATGTACCATGTAAATTTCTACTGATATCTGGGATTTATTTGAAGAAGTCTTCAAACTGTGTAAGGagctttttaacattttatcGTTTGCTTTTCTCTACTCATTTTCAGGAGACAAATGGATCAGCTGTCCAAAAACCAGTGATCAAGAGACCCTTCCTGAAAAGAGGGGAAGGTTTAACAAGATTCACTAATGCCAAGTCTAAAATGACAAAACTTGGAGAAAACACCTCAAAACTTCAACAAAGGGGTTTAGATGGTAGAAATGTTATTAAAGTGGACAGATtacaaatacagaagaaaactgtGCTTCCTGGCAAAGAACTGGTTTCTGAAAATCCTTTTGCACCATGTAAAAAATACAGCCACCCCCATAAAGTAAAACATTGTCCTATTCAGAAGACAGTGGTACTCAGAAATCACAGTGGAGAAAATATCTTGCTATTAGAAACAAGAATgcaatcaggaaaaaatcatgATGGACAGATGAGAGATTCTTACCCATcagaaattaacaaaaaaatagaaaatacagagaacaGAGCAGAATTTGCTAAGTCTAACACTGGCAAAATCAAAAACAAATTACCTGGTGCTGAAAAGTCTCAGTTGTCTCAAGAACTGACCAGTGCCTTTTCTAATTCTAAATGTCCCATAGGTCGCCCTGTAAAAGATTCAGAACTGTCTTTTGAActttcatttcagaataaactggagaactgggaaaaagaaaaagagaaagagaatcTAGAATTAGATGAATTTTTGTTTCTAGAACAAGCTGCAGATGAAATATCTTTCTCAAGTAATTCCTCATTTGTGCAAAGGATCTTGGAACGAGACCAGCAAACTTCAAAAGGCCGTAGGATGTCTTCTACTCCTGTcaaggcaaagcagcagcaagtcAAGGTGCTGGCTGCGGAACTTACAAATGAGAGAGATAAAAGGGCAGACTGCATGGCACAGGAAAATACAAATGATAGCCCAGTTATGCATACAGCCTCAAATTCAGGAACAGATTTTAGAATGAAGGATCCATTGAGTAAAACAGATGGTGTAATATTCTCAGCTTCTTCCAtgaaagcagctcctgctttaaAAAGTAATCACTGGATGGTAAATGAAGATAAGAGTGAGGGCAACAGTGATACTGCTACAGATTCTGAGAGTGAATTTGGGGCCACATTGAAGCATGACAACAAAGTTGCTGAGACAGCCCTTGTGAACCATGGAGAAAGTGATCCAGAATTTTTTGATTGTGGAAGTTCTGTTAAAGACATCAGCAAAGAGAGCAAAAATGTAGGTGCTGACCTTGAGTTGTCAGACAAAGATTGTGGTGCACTGTCAAGGCAAAAGATTAGAAAAGCTACAGATGATCACAGAAGCATGTTGTGTATGAGTAGGAATAAATTTGAGTTTGATGATGAAAGAACATGGAGTGATCTTGATGAAAATTATGTTAGCATTGATTTACCTGAAAAATATACTAAAACACCTTTGCAGATGGACTTTTCCTTTAAGAATGATACCACTGTCCCAGACAAAGCAATAAAGAGAAAAGTTGCCTCAAAGAAAGGAGATGAAATGTCCAAAGAGTTTGCAGTGGACAGTGATTCAGATGGACGTCCTGTATCAAACCTGATGATGAAACTGTTTCCTTCACTGAAGCCAAAGCAGAAGGCAGGCTGCCATCCAGAGCATGAAACCAAATCAAATgtggagccagagctgggaggtgAGAGAACAGCAATGGGTAGGAGGTGGTGAGGAAGGCGTGTTGTACAAGTGTTCCCTACTGGTGCTTAAGCTCCAAACTGAAATTACCCCAGAGGGTTTAAGTACAGACTTCTGCTGTGAGAAATGGCCCTATTCTCCCCCTGCATCTCTGGTTGCATGTCTGATGCCAGATCTAGCAATTACACAGCTTGCAGAATGACTCTGATTCatgaaaacttctttttaaaattttatttatttaattgatgggtttcttttttctccttccctctggagGCTTCAGCTCATTGAAGTAATGTGATCTGAAGCTGCTTAATCACTGTTTCTGAATGAGGGAAAATAGCAAGAGCAAGCTGAAAATGGAGTGGTACCTTCCTTTCCACCACAGTGGATTTATACCACAGTAGGGTAATGGGTATGAACAGACTTTGTAGTGACTACAACTTGAAAAAACTTACAACCATAAACTTTCCTGTTTAATATACCCTATACCATCATGCTGTATACATGTATCTGGCACATGTATGTGGTATGTACCTACACATGTGCCATATACACTCATTACACCCTTATACcctcattttatttctctgggttctctcattttcttctggatGTGAAGCCCTTCAAATTCCAGTTCCAAATATAGCTTTAGTTCTACCAAGATGAAAGATACATTCTGTACTTAAAAGTACATTACAAAAGTAATGGATCTACTCCATATTTGAGGTACATTTacttagtttttcttttttttttatttttaacaatttttaagCTGGTGTGTGATAATTGTTCACTTCAGCCTTATGAATGCCATTGGGGTAATGTGCACGTGGCTGTGCTTTGACAGGAAACACTggtccatcccagctcctgagaGAGAGACTCGCTGAGTTGGAGAAGGAAATTGAGAGATTCCGAGCTGAGAACACAACTCTGAGTAAACTCCGTGAAGAAAGAGAGCACGCCCTGGCAAATATCAGGTAACTTTTACTCAAAACATTTTGGTGCATTCACTTTCACAGCATGTTGCAGACTCCTAATGTCCAGTTACCAACAGCACAGGTAAACAATTCACGTGCTTCAGTTACAGCAGAAATTGCTCTAGACACAAGTTGTTGCTAAACTGTAATTATTGCATGCAATTTAATAGTGTTAAGAACCCCACCTCAGTTAAAATGCTATCCCTAAAGGCTGTATTTTGGAGAATGAATACTTTTGTTCTAAAGGATAATACAGTCCTGAATTAGCCCTGCAGAACTGGTCTTAATGCTTTCCCTTTGGATTTGATATTGGTGTGTACACActgagaatattttaatttgaacaGAGGCATTTATAAGTGGCATATAGAACAGAAGAATTACCTCTGATGACATAAATGGAGCACATATGTTCCTATCACAGccacttttgttttgtttgggaaTAGCATTGTGTCTCTGGCTAACGTTTAATTTTTGGCCTCCTATTAGCAGATTGTTTTCACTGGTGTTTTTGGGGGATGGTGTTCTAATGTTTTAAAGAATGTGGCAAGATTTTGGCCAAACGTTTTCTAAATTCAGGATAATGTTTGTGACTagaagatataaaaatatatattgttgGACTTCGAACACCTGCTGTGTGACAATTCTTACTCCTTAAATAAGTAATACCATTTATAAGTAAGTCTTCCTGGGGGTAAGAGATGCTGAACTGCAATCTGTGACCACAAGACACTGAGTCTTCACTTTCTTTCTTAAAATCCAGAATATAAAGGCGATTTGAGCTAAAACAACAACTTTGTTTCATAATTATAGGAAAGAAATTGCAGACTTTGAACAGAAGAAAGCCCAAGAACTGGCTGAAAtagaagaatataaaaaaaaggaaattaaaaaactGCAAAAGGAGCGTAaagtttttgaaaaatacaCCACAGAAGCTAGAGCAATTCCagataaaaaggaaagggatgAAATTCaggtataaaaatatattattgttATTCTAGTGCACAAAGGAACATGTAAGTTCACTTAAAGGCAGTCAAGAACTGAATTCTAACTTAGTTCAAAGATTACAGGTGATTTCAAGATGGGAACTGCTAGCAGACGTGGGTTAGTGGTGAATTTGGcagttggactccatgatcttaacggttttttttcccaatctaAATTATTCTTATTGAGGAAGGGAACTACAGTCTTTACAATGCTGTTTGATGGTTTTAAGGCAAAAACTCCTCATGAGCAAATCTTTTTGACACATTTCCATACTAAAAATTCTTGGTGACTGATAGAATGATCTTcaactttgaaacaaaattacCAAAGTTAAAATATTAAGTTGTAAGTTTTTATTCATGGTGGTCAGTCAAAGTGCATACTAGAACTCCAGAAGGGTTTAATTCTGTCTATAACTCTTGTACAGTCTATGTAGTAATCTTCTTCAATTTTCAAAGTTACATTTTATTATCACTTATAGGTCTTTAGGTATCAGTGATAAGGAACAAGATCCGTTTCTTCCTTCATTGTCAGGATGTATGGTATATGAGATGCATAAACAAGCCATATTAAACATCTTCCTTCCCTACAAACTTCCCTTCAG
This genomic interval carries:
- the CENPJ gene encoding centromere protein J isoform X3; this translates as MPTVENLSGEQNLSAYWMLSSTRAGVLLGPSFTGLNFKKENLLPGRENITALPEEVLHLSDSCSVSDDSLCEESASSQALQQCTAGTPFPAAAGNMESFKPDLVHGEVDGQKKSSHSDPLLQKLEQLKELQQQKQEQLKKQQMEQLQRLMEEQQKLLSMVSGQPAALGFTVVAESQKLRPGHSTGLAPPPQLPVSGYQNIFEDRARALVVSSHTQDNDSLQKLNNRECTSSLKNNLPEVSACEKQGKNLWCPEKKVELLMESEDNHIDHILGVGSADVSENSCGGEQLLTNAEERPIKAALHGKKQTFEEFLEEQIQLEEERLEQTQKLQETNGSAVQKPVIKRPFLKRGEGLTRFTNAKSKMTKLGENTSKLQQRGLDGRNVIKVDRLQIQKKTVLPGKELVSENPFAPCKKYSHPHKVKHCPIQKTVVLRNHSGENILLLETRMQSGKNHDGQMRDSYPSEINKKIENTENRAEFAKSNTGKIKNKLPGAEKSQLSQELTSAFSNSKCPIGRPVKDSELSFELSFQNKLENWEKEKEKENLELDEFLFLEQAADEISFSSNSSFVQRILERDQQTSKGRRMSSTPVKAKQQQVKVLAAELTNERDKRADCMAQENTNDSPVMHTASNSGTDFRMKDPLSKTDGVIFSASSMKAAPALKSNHWMVNEDKSEGNSDTATDSESEFGATLKHDNKVAETALVNHGESDPEFFDCGSSVKDISKESKNVGADLELSDKDCGALSRQKIRKATDDHRSMLCMSRNKFEFDDERTWSDLDENYVSIDLPEKYTKTPLQMDFSFKNDTTVPDKAIKRKVASKKGDEMSKEFAVDSDSDGRPVSNLMMKLFPSLKPKQKAGCHPEHETKSNVEPELGGNTGPSQLLRERLAELEKEIERFRAENTTLSKLREEREHALANIRKEIADFEQKKAQELAEIEEYKKKEIKKLQKERKVFEKYTTEARAIPDKKERDEIQALKQQIAELQEDLKRKEAKWSTTHRRLKDQIEALVNENFELKEEIKIMEKFRLEAWKKVEAARSKKKIENPGMSLNRTESCLPNRGLKSRSASPLLPVQKCSKINGKSYSQAKGKLPRTPASGPANERNTSEAMTALEDSSQTFTVDTSPNEAYVSPPSAPAFTGSEEIQRETAYPDGKVEKVLKNGCHLIFFPNGTWKKVGSDGKTITITFFNGDVKQIMPDQTVIYYYADAKTTHTTYTDGLEVLQFSNGQIEKHYPDGKKEITFPDQTIKSLFTDGQEESIFPDGTVVRVQRDGTKTIEFNNGQRELHTPQFKRREYPDGTVKTVYMNGQQETKYVSGRVRIKDKDGNIIMDTKL
- the CENPJ gene encoding centromere protein J isoform X1 codes for the protein MPTVENLSGEQNLSAYWMLSSTRAGVLLGPSFTGLNFKKENLLPGRENITALPEEVLHLSDSCSVSDDSLCEESASSQALQQCTAGTPFPAAAGNMESFKPDLVHGEVDGQKKSSHSDPLLQKLEQLKELQQQKQEQLKKQQMEQLQRLMEEQQKLLSMVSGQPAALGFTVVAESQKLRPGHSTGLAPPPQLPVSGYQNIFEDRARALVVSSHTQDNDSLQKLNNRECTSSLKNNLPEVSACEKQGKNLWCPEKKVELLMESEDNHIDHILGVGSADVSENSCGGEQLLTNAEERPIKAALHGKKQTFEEFLEEQIQLEEERLEQTQKLQETNGSAVQKPVIKRPFLKRGEGLTRFTNAKSKMTKLGENTSKLQQRGLDGRNVIKVDRLQIQKKTVLPGKELVSENPFAPCKKYSHPHKVKHCPIQKTVVLRNHSGENILLLETRMQSGKNHDGQMRDSYPSEINKKIENTENRAEFAKSNTGKIKNKLPGAEKSQLSQELTSAFSNSKCPIGRPVKDSELSFELSFQNKLENWEKEKEKENLELDEFLFLEQAADEISFSSNSSFVQRILERDQQTSKGRRMSSTPVKAKQQQVKVLAAELTNERDKRADCMAQENTNDSPVMHTASNSGTDFRMKDPLSKTDGVIFSASSMKAAPALKSNHWMVNEDKSEGNSDTATDSESEFGATLKHDNKVAETALVNHGESDPEFFDCGSSVKDISKESKNVGADLELSDKDCGALSRQKIRKATDDHRSMLCMSRNKFEFDDERTWSDLDENYVSIDLPEKYTKTPLQMDFSFKNDTTVPDKAIKRKVASKKGDEMSKEFAVDSDSDGRPVSNLMMKLFPSLKPKQKAGCHPEHETKSNVEPELGGNTGPSQLLRERLAELEKEIERFRAENTTLSKLREEREHALANIRKEIADFEQKKAQELAEIEEYKKKEIKKLQKERKVFEKYTTEARAIPDKKERDEIQALKQQIAELQEDLKRKEAKWSTTHRRLKDQIEALVNENFELKEEIKIMEKFRLEAWKKVEAARSKKKIENPGMSLNRTESCLPNRGLKSRSASPLLPVQKCSKINGKSYSQAKVGKLPRTPASGPANERNTSEAMTALEDSSQTFTVDTSPNEAYVSPPSAPAFTGSEEIQRETAYPDGKVEKVLKNGCHLIFFPNGTWKKVGSDGKTITITFFNGDVKQIMPDQTVIYYYADAKTTHTTYTDGLEVLQFSNGQIEKHYPDGKKEITFPDQTIKSLFTDGQEESIFPDGTVVRVQRDGTKTIEFNNGQRELHTPQFKRREYPDGTVKTVYMNGQQETKYVSGRVRIKDKDGNIIMDTKL
- the CENPJ gene encoding centromere protein J isoform X4, with the translated sequence MPTVENLSGEQNLSAYWMLSSTRAGVLLGPSFTGLNFKKENLLPGRENITALPEEVLHLSDSCSVSDDSLCEESASSQALQQCTAGTPFPAAAGNMESFKPDLVHGEVDGQKKSSHSDPLLQKLEQLKELQQQKQEQLKKQQMEQLQRLMEEQQKLLSMVSGQPAALGFTVVAESQKLRPGHSTGLAPPPQLPVSGYQNIFEDRARALVVSSHTQDNDSLQKLNNRECTSSLKNNLPEVSACEKQGKNLWCPEKKVELLMESEDNHIDHILGVGSADVSENSCGGEQLLTNAEERPIKAALHGKKQTFEEFLEEQIQLEEERLEQTQKLQETNGSAVQKPVIKRPFLKRGEGLTRFTNAKSKMTKLGENTSKLQQRGLDGRNVIKVDRLQIQKKTVLPGKELVSENPFAPCKKYSHPHKVKHCPIQKTVVLRNHSGENILLLETRMQSGKNHDGQMRDSYPSEINKKIENTENRAEFAKSNTGKIKNKLPGAEKSQLSQELTSAFSNSKCPIGRPVKDSELSFELSFQNKLENWEKEKEKENLELDEFLFLEQAADEISFSSNSSFVQRILERDQQTSKGRRMSSTPVKAKQQQVKVLAAELTNERDKRADCMAQENTNDSPVMHTASNSGTDFRMKDPLSKTDGVIFSASSMKAAPALKSNHWMVNEDKSEGNSDTATDSESEFGATLKHDNKVAETALVNHGESDPEFFDCGSSVKDISKESKNVGADLELSDKDCGALSRQKIRKATDDHRSMLCMSRNKFEFDDERTWSDLDENYVSIDLPEKYTKTPLQMDFSFKNDTTVPDKAIKRKVASKKGDEMSKEFAVDSDSDGRPVSNLMMKLFPSLKPKQKAGCHPEHETKSNVEPELGGNTGPSQLLRERLAELEKEIERFRAENTTLSKLREEREHALANIRKEIADFEQKKAQELAEIEEYKKKEIKKLQKERKVFEKYTTEARAIPDKKERDEIQALKQQIAELQEDLKRKEAKWSTTHRRLKDQIEALVNENFELKEEIKIMEKFRLEAWKKVEAARSKKKIENPGMSLNRTESCLPNRGLKSRSASPLLPVQKCSKINGKSYSQAKGKLPRTPASGPANERNTSEAMTALEDSSQTFTDTSPNEAYVSPPSAPAFTGSEEIQRETAYPDGKVEKVLKNGCHLIFFPNGTWKKVGSDGKTITITFFNGDVKQIMPDQTVIYYYADAKTTHTTYTDGLEVLQFSNGQIEKHYPDGKKEITFPDQTIKSLFTDGQEESIFPDGTVVRVQRDGTKTIEFNNGQRELHTPQFKRREYPDGTVKTVYMNGQQETKYVSGRVRIKDKDGNIIMDTKL